One Bacteroidota bacterium genomic window carries:
- a CDS encoding dihydroorotate dehydrogenase-like protein translates to MDLKTNYLGIELKNPIVLGASNLVNNLDNVKRAEASGVAAIVYKSLFEEQIQLERAQLDDQLEEYAERGAEMTSIFPNIEHAGPEEHLFNLARVKQNVKIPVIASLNAILKESWIDYAQQMEKTGVDAIEINFFYVPKKSDLDGHLVVQEQVEILKAIKSSVKIPVSVKLSPFYANPLHIISMLEKAGANGFVLLNRLFQPDIDIEKESHLASLTLSSPDDHRLPLRFAGLLYGNVKASICSNTGIYTGADVVKMILAGADCVQVVSTLYKNKIEYVSTMLEDITAWMEKKSYKSIKDFQGKLSHKNTNDPFVYKRAQYIDLLLKSDDIFKKYPVL, encoded by the coding sequence ATCGATTTAAAAACAAATTACCTTGGTATTGAGCTAAAGAACCCTATTGTATTGGGAGCAAGTAATTTGGTTAATAACCTTGATAATGTAAAACGAGCAGAGGCAAGTGGTGTGGCTGCCATTGTATATAAATCTTTATTCGAAGAGCAGATTCAACTCGAACGCGCTCAGTTGGATGATCAGCTTGAGGAGTATGCCGAACGTGGTGCAGAAATGACCAGTATCTTCCCGAATATCGAGCATGCCGGACCAGAAGAGCACCTTTTTAACCTGGCCCGTGTAAAGCAAAATGTTAAAATTCCTGTAATTGCCAGCCTGAATGCTATATTAAAAGAGTCGTGGATTGATTATGCCCAGCAGATGGAAAAAACAGGTGTGGATGCCATTGAAATTAACTTCTTTTATGTTCCGAAAAAATCCGACCTCGATGGCCATTTGGTTGTGCAGGAACAAGTAGAGATATTAAAAGCAATAAAAAGTAGTGTAAAAATACCAGTGAGTGTTAAATTGAGTCCATTTTACGCCAATCCCTTGCACATTATTTCAATGCTCGAGAAAGCTGGTGCCAATGGTTTTGTATTGTTGAACCGGTTGTTTCAGCCCGATATCGATATCGAAAAAGAGTCTCACCTTGCCAGCCTGACCTTGAGTAGCCCGGATGACCATCGTTTGCCGCTTCGCTTTGCCGGTTTGTTGTATGGCAATGTAAAGGCAAGCATTTGCAGCAACACAGGCATTTATACCGGAGCCGATGTAGTTAAAATGATTCTTGCTGGTGCAGATTGTGTGCAGGTAGTAAGCACACTTTACAAGAACAAAATAGAGTATGTTAGCACCATGCTTGAAGATATTACCGCCTGGATGGAAAAGAAATCCTATAAATCAATTAAAGACTTCCAGGGTAAGCTTTCACACAAAAACACAAACGATCCATTCGTTTATAAAAGGGCACAATATATCGACCTGCTTCTCAAATCGGACGATATCTTTAAAAAATACCCGGTATTATAA
- a CDS encoding OmpA family protein, with protein sequence MKGFKHTIALCAILLLVSLSSSQAQINNIDQLSPAQLKKFAKTAIRSNDAFTAIVFLERYHNLKPNDQEVNYQLAGLHRNVRNYLQAQELYAVVSKEALGKYPLSQFYYAQMLKATGNYEEAIAEFKKFKRDYQGKDEPVYSKIVKNEISGCDSAKFIIANPLDINIEKLNSSINSPHIELSPIPVNDNAFIYASLRIDSLVFFSERNADSAMPVRQFYIAKKEGMDWNGGEPLPGTINIPGVETGNGVISRDGKRFYFTRSTRNWQGQVISAIYRSTREGDQWTRIEKLPPIINDPNYTSTQPALGRTAQSDREIIFYVSNQPEGKGGLDIWYTVWDDEKDSYSKPQNLGSRINTVGDEMTPFYDLTTRTLYFSSTGLPGIGGLDIFSAFGERRKWSNVVNAGYPINSSYDDLYFTLSRKGDNGFLVSNRPESDDINTCCDDIFSYRWNDFISITVTGTIYPFEQDRFGRKKDMSNFDFMNPDESMEPMKDAIIALYKLDKENNEYVFMDRYTTSEDGNYYFALQPNQEYEFKMEGFQYFDEKMFLSTEFFNFSDTITMPPTWVNVLTDKPIVLADIYYEFNSADLSGRAKSILDTTLLVLLKEAPEFVVEIGSHTDSVGGEQYNLELSQKRANSVVTYLISKGIPTDRLVAKGYGSTNPVAPNSKPDGSDNPEGREKNRRTEFRIVGTVGGAEEDEVFIETNKRK encoded by the coding sequence GTGAAAGGTTTTAAACATACCATAGCCCTTTGTGCCATTCTATTGCTGGTGAGTTTATCCAGTAGCCAGGCGCAAATCAACAACATCGATCAGCTGTCGCCCGCGCAGCTTAAGAAGTTTGCAAAAACAGCAATTCGTTCCAACGATGCCTTCACTGCCATTGTGTTTCTCGAACGCTATCATAACCTGAAACCAAACGATCAGGAAGTAAACTATCAGTTGGCCGGATTGCATCGGAATGTCAGGAACTATCTTCAGGCACAGGAGCTTTATGCAGTCGTTTCGAAAGAAGCATTGGGAAAATATCCTTTATCGCAATTTTATTATGCCCAGATGCTTAAAGCAACTGGCAATTATGAAGAAGCTATTGCTGAGTTTAAAAAATTTAAGCGCGACTATCAGGGAAAAGACGAGCCGGTTTACAGCAAAATTGTGAAAAACGAGATTTCCGGTTGCGACAGTGCTAAGTTTATCATCGCTAATCCACTGGATATAAACATCGAAAAGCTTAATTCGAGCATCAACAGTCCGCATATCGAATTGTCGCCCATTCCGGTAAACGACAATGCTTTTATTTATGCCTCCCTGCGTATCGATTCTCTTGTGTTCTTTAGCGAAAGAAATGCCGATTCGGCTATGCCTGTGAGGCAGTTTTATATTGCCAAAAAAGAAGGAATGGACTGGAATGGCGGCGAACCACTACCAGGTACCATTAACATTCCCGGTGTGGAGACAGGCAATGGTGTAATTTCGCGCGACGGAAAGCGATTTTATTTCACACGGTCTACCCGAAACTGGCAGGGTCAGGTGATTAGTGCTATTTACCGTAGCACACGCGAAGGTGACCAATGGACAAGAATTGAAAAGCTACCACCAATTATCAACGATCCGAACTATACATCAACCCAGCCTGCCCTGGGAAGAACAGCCCAAAGTGACCGGGAGATTATTTTTTATGTATCGAACCAGCCGGAGGGAAAAGGTGGTCTGGATATCTGGTATACCGTATGGGACGATGAAAAAGACAGTTATAGTAAGCCTCAGAACTTAGGCAGCAGAATTAATACAGTAGGCGATGAAATGACTCCTTTCTATGACCTTACCACCCGCACATTGTATTTTAGTTCGACTGGACTTCCGGGTATTGGCGGGCTCGATATCTTTAGCGCCTTTGGCGAAAGAAGGAAATGGTCGAATGTGGTAAATGCGGGCTACCCGATTAACTCGAGCTATGACGATTTGTATTTTACCTTAAGTAGAAAAGGAGACAATGGCTTTCTGGTATCAAACCGCCCTGAATCAGATGATATAAATACCTGCTGTGATGATATTTTCTCTTACCGATGGAATGATTTTATCAGCATTACAGTAACAGGTACCATTTACCCATTTGAGCAAGACCGCTTTGGACGTAAAAAAGATATGTCGAATTTCGATTTCATGAACCCCGATGAATCGATGGAGCCGATGAAAGACGCAATCATTGCTCTTTATAAGCTCGACAAGGAGAATAATGAGTATGTGTTTATGGACAGGTATACAACTTCTGAAGACGGAAATTACTATTTCGCCCTGCAACCTAATCAGGAATATGAGTTTAAAATGGAAGGATTTCAATATTTCGATGAAAAAATGTTCCTCTCCACTGAATTTTTCAACTTTTCCGATACCATTACCATGCCGCCGACATGGGTTAATGTATTAACAGACAAACCAATTGTATTAGCAGATATTTACTACGAATTTAACAGCGCCGATTTGTCTGGAAGGGCTAAAAGTATTCTCGACACCACCCTTTTGGTATTGTTGAAAGAAGCCCCTGAATTTGTGGTAGAAATCGGATCGCATACGGATAGCGTGGGCGGTGAACAATACAACCTCGAATTGTCGCAAAAACGTGCCAACAGTGTAGTAACCTACCTTATAAGTAAAGGCATCCCTACCGATCGTCTTGTAGCAAAAGGTTATGGCAGCACCAATCCGGTGGCTCCTAACTCCAAACCAGATGGATCGGATAACCCCGAAGGCAGGGAAAAGAACCGTCGGACCGAATTTAGAATTGTTGGCACTGTAGGAGGTGCTGAAGAAGATGAAGTATTTATAGAAACGAATAAGCGCAAATAG
- a CDS encoding PorP/SprF family type IX secretion system membrane protein has product MAGYIPASAQDTKLSTYNYNPLFLNPAHTGNFYGNWRAAISYRNQWKATGDAFTTAVAAVDVPMQFRNHNYGLGLLLVDDYSKNITRDKIALSASYFYKLSDNFFSGGLQVGYVSNTSGNANWRNYNPLTDKPDLPSGEPGAMAEPGYIDLDLGIIWRRTFGKLEPEVGVSFSHLNQPNQSFYGATEKVPVNTTLHGLVKANLNDEIYVLPTFLISSNNSNTLTILGAQAGYRLLGNRSSLKEVFGGLTVRNGISSPLSDISMLIGATVGRLDVALSYDINVTGMSQSANVSTFEISLIYKSISTVLNSYSIPCERF; this is encoded by the coding sequence ATGGCAGGATATATCCCAGCTAGTGCACAGGATACCAAACTTAGCACCTACAATTACAACCCATTGTTTTTAAACCCTGCTCATACAGGCAATTTCTATGGAAATTGGCGTGCTGCCATTAGTTATAGAAATCAATGGAAGGCCACCGGAGATGCCTTCACCACAGCAGTGGCCGCAGTGGATGTTCCCATGCAATTCAGAAACCATAATTATGGCTTAGGACTTCTGTTGGTCGACGATTATTCGAAAAATATTACACGAGATAAAATTGCCCTTTCGGCGAGTTATTTCTATAAGTTGAGCGACAACTTCTTTTCAGGTGGCCTACAAGTTGGATATGTTAGTAATACTTCAGGCAATGCCAACTGGAGAAACTACAACCCTCTTACAGACAAGCCCGATCTGCCGAGTGGCGAACCCGGTGCCATGGCTGAGCCTGGATACATCGACCTAGATCTGGGAATAATCTGGCGACGCACCTTTGGTAAATTAGAACCTGAGGTTGGTGTTTCATTTTCACATTTAAACCAACCCAATCAATCGTTTTACGGAGCTACCGAAAAAGTTCCTGTAAACACCACCCTTCATGGTTTGGTAAAAGCCAACCTCAACGACGAAATATATGTCCTTCCTACTTTTTTAATCAGTAGCAACAATAGCAATACCCTCACCATTCTAGGGGCACAAGCCGGTTACAGACTTCTTGGTAACCGTTCGAGCCTGAAAGAAGTGTTTGGAGGCCTTACAGTTCGTAATGGAATTAGTAGTCCACTCAGCGACATATCGATGTTAATTGGCGCCACAGTAGGCCGCCTCGATGTAGCATTGAGTTACGATATCAATGTAACCGGAATGAGCCAAAGCGCCAATGTATCGACCTTCGAAATTTCGTTGATATACAAAAGTATAAGTACAGTATTAAACAGTTATTCTATTCCCTGTGAAAGGTTTTAA
- a CDS encoding PKD domain-containing protein, with translation MLIRICAHNKLMLQLSGIINRKKIFYAFITFIFFPLASSFAQVEAIFDAVPTGGCSPLTVEFQNSSTGSNLYYYWDFGLGFADTSNAVNPVKTFSVRGVYSVTLTVTNTVTMETDAVTHDIEVDETPEVDFSVNKPSFCRSEPVRFEFTPSDARLDSLRWDFGDGTQISTLENPVFHTYTEGDTYDVILYAFLGQCADTITHTVTVKSVLANFTMSTYEGCLGDSVVFALGDTADITSFKWLPEGIGGLEVSNINPYSHPYNVASSYLPLLQVSGPDGSCELTDSTLRIYYVDAGIGYQSNVFCDGLNVTFKNLTSSDDTALTYLWDLGNGQFDTSYVPTESYSAGEYTVKLLVNNSIGCADSASEEFTINPLPSIVVGNDTSICQGGTAQLFASGGNTIVWSPVTGLNNFQSYTPLASPDTLTRYEPVVTDTITNCRSVQGSVAQTVTVLIPEAILTTINVVDTTIYLGASVTIQVDSNPNFNYLWSPDQYISCTSCTSPIIKPLVPGDYIYTLTVWDKIGCASIDTTVRVISEELYSIGLSEAFTPNGDGINETIMVDGWGISRLVEFSVYNRWGQKMFTTDNLEDLGWDGTFEGKPQKVDTYTYFIKAEMLNDTVIEKRGSFGLFR, from the coding sequence ATGCTCATACGAATTTGTGCCCACAATAAGCTAATGCTTCAACTTTCTGGAATCATTAACCGGAAGAAAATATTTTATGCGTTTATAACTTTTATTTTTTTTCCGCTTGCTTCGAGTTTTGCTCAGGTGGAAGCGATATTTGATGCTGTACCTACAGGAGGTTGTTCTCCACTTACGGTTGAATTCCAAAACAGCAGCACCGGTTCGAATCTTTATTATTATTGGGATTTTGGACTTGGATTTGCCGATACCAGCAATGCTGTGAACCCTGTGAAGACTTTTTCGGTGCGGGGAGTATACTCAGTAACTCTTACCGTAACTAATACGGTAACCATGGAAACCGATGCCGTTACGCATGACATAGAAGTGGATGAAACCCCTGAGGTTGATTTTTCAGTGAACAAACCATCGTTTTGCCGCAGCGAGCCGGTACGTTTTGAGTTTACCCCTTCTGATGCCCGACTGGATAGTTTGCGATGGGATTTTGGAGATGGAACACAAATAAGTACGCTAGAAAATCCTGTTTTTCATACCTATACAGAGGGAGATACTTACGATGTAATTTTATATGCTTTTCTTGGCCAATGTGCCGATACCATCACCCACACTGTTACGGTAAAAAGTGTACTTGCCAACTTTACCATGAGTACCTATGAGGGTTGTTTAGGTGATTCAGTAGTATTTGCACTTGGCGATACTGCGGACATTACAAGTTTTAAATGGCTTCCAGAGGGTATTGGAGGGCTGGAAGTATCCAACATCAACCCTTATAGCCATCCCTATAATGTTGCCAGTAGTTATCTGCCCCTTTTGCAGGTAAGTGGCCCGGATGGTTCCTGCGAGCTTACCGATAGTACCTTGCGCATTTATTACGTGGATGCTGGTATAGGTTACCAAAGCAATGTGTTTTGCGATGGGCTCAATGTTACGTTTAAAAACCTTACCTCGAGCGACGATACGGCATTAACCTACCTGTGGGATCTGGGAAATGGACAATTTGATACTAGTTATGTGCCCACGGAATCATACAGTGCAGGTGAATATACTGTGAAACTCCTGGTGAACAATTCGATTGGTTGTGCCGATAGTGCTTCCGAAGAATTTACAATCAATCCGCTACCAAGCATTGTAGTAGGAAATGATACTTCCATTTGCCAGGGAGGCACGGCACAACTTTTTGCCAGCGGAGGGAATACCATTGTGTGGTCTCCTGTTACGGGCCTGAATAATTTCCAAAGTTATACGCCATTGGCTTCGCCCGATACCCTCACACGCTACGAACCTGTAGTAACCGATACAATAACCAATTGTAGAAGTGTGCAGGGTTCGGTGGCTCAAACCGTTACCGTACTTATTCCGGAAGCTATTTTAACCACCATCAACGTAGTGGATACTACTATTTATCTGGGCGCAAGTGTTACGATTCAGGTCGACTCAAACCCTAATTTTAATTACCTCTGGTCTCCCGACCAATACATTAGTTGCACCAGCTGTACCAGTCCGATTATCAAGCCACTTGTACCAGGCGATTACATCTATACCCTTACAGTCTGGGATAAAATCGGATGTGCTTCGATCGATACCACCGTTCGAGTAATTTCAGAAGAGTTGTATAGCATTGGCCTTTCCGAAGCCTTTACACCCAATGGTGATGGGATTAATGAAACCATTATGGTTGATGGTTGGGGAATTAGTCGTTTGGTCGAATTCAGCGTCTACAACCGCTGGGGCCAAAAAATGTTTACCACCGATAATCTTGAGGACTTGGGATGGGATGGCACTTTCGAAGGAAAACCTCAAAAGGTTGATACTTATACCTACTTTATAAAGGCCGAGATGTTGAATGATACGGTTATTGAAAAGCGCGGTAGTTTTGGTCTTTTCCGCTAA
- a CDS encoding NADP-dependent malic enzyme, with protein sequence MATFTREDALRYHSEGRAGKIEVVPTKPYSTQLDLSLAYSPGVAEPCKEIEKNPDDAYLYTAKNNLVAVMSNGTAVLGLGDIGALAGKPVMEGKGLLFKVFADVDVFDIEIDKHTIEEFVDVAKAISPTFGGINLEDIKAPECFEIEEILKKELNIPVFHDDQHGTAIISSAGLLNALEITGKDIKKIKVVVNGAGASAISCSKLYVQLGVKIQNIYMLDTKGLITKSRTDLNKYKKDFAQDSNLNTLEEVIKGADVFLGLSKGNIMTKEMVKSMAPEAIVFAMANPVPEISYEDAITARKDVIVATGRSDYPNQINNVLGFPFIFRGALDVKAKQINEEMKIAAVYALANLAKQEVPEKVNAAYKTKNLSFGRDYIIPKPLDPRLITEVAPAVAKAAMDSGVARTPITDWEAYKISLMKRMGLYNQLINDVHLKAKQVKKRILFADAEQYRILKAVLVVKGEGIAEPVLLGNKKEIELTAKQNHLNINGIEIIDFRDGHETDRKKKFTQMVFERRKRKGLTLEEATKKIDDPNYFGAMMVDNGDVDGFLAGFSTSYANTIRPAIQLIGTNNSQRTIAGMYIVQTKKGPYFFADTTVNIEPNGRTLADITLLTAHEVRKFNIEPVIAMVSYSNFGTTRDGSPKKVQEAIEILHQEHPNLLVDGEMQANYAFDKELRQKKFPFTKLANRDVNTIIFPGLSSGNIAYKMMSELGDADIIGPILLGMKKPIHILQMESTVRQIINMAAITAVDAQTSSDKLINL encoded by the coding sequence ATGGCTACATTTACACGCGAAGATGCATTGCGGTACCACTCCGAGGGACGTGCTGGTAAAATTGAGGTTGTTCCTACCAAACCATATAGCACACAGCTTGATTTATCGCTGGCTTATTCTCCTGGCGTAGCGGAACCGTGTAAAGAAATCGAAAAAAACCCCGACGATGCCTACTTGTATACAGCCAAAAACAACCTGGTGGCAGTGATGTCAAACGGAACAGCAGTGCTGGGCTTAGGAGATATAGGCGCCCTCGCAGGTAAACCTGTAATGGAAGGAAAAGGACTACTGTTTAAGGTATTTGCCGATGTAGATGTATTCGATATTGAAATTGACAAGCACACTATAGAAGAATTTGTGGATGTAGCCAAGGCAATTTCACCCACATTCGGAGGTATTAACCTAGAAGATATCAAAGCACCGGAATGTTTTGAAATTGAGGAGATACTTAAAAAAGAACTGAATATCCCTGTATTTCATGACGACCAGCATGGTACCGCCATTATTTCTTCGGCGGGTTTGCTCAATGCCCTCGAGATTACCGGAAAAGACATAAAAAAGATTAAAGTTGTAGTAAACGGAGCAGGTGCTTCGGCTATTTCATGTTCCAAATTGTATGTTCAGTTAGGTGTTAAAATACAGAATATCTATATGCTCGATACCAAGGGGCTTATTACCAAGTCCCGAACCGACCTGAACAAATACAAGAAGGACTTTGCACAGGATTCCAATCTAAATACCCTCGAAGAAGTTATCAAGGGAGCCGATGTATTCCTGGGCCTCTCGAAAGGAAATATCATGACCAAGGAAATGGTAAAATCGATGGCACCGGAAGCCATAGTATTTGCAATGGCCAATCCTGTGCCGGAAATTTCTTACGAGGATGCCATAACAGCGCGCAAAGATGTAATTGTGGCAACAGGTCGTTCCGATTATCCAAATCAAATTAACAACGTACTGGGTTTTCCGTTTATCTTCAGAGGTGCTCTTGATGTAAAAGCAAAACAGATAAACGAAGAAATGAAGATTGCCGCTGTTTATGCTCTGGCCAATCTGGCCAAACAGGAAGTGCCTGAAAAGGTGAATGCTGCCTACAAAACCAAAAATCTTTCCTTTGGCCGCGATTATATCATTCCAAAACCGCTCGATCCAAGACTTATCACTGAAGTGGCTCCTGCAGTAGCAAAAGCCGCAATGGATAGCGGAGTAGCACGCACCCCAATAACCGACTGGGAAGCCTATAAAATTAGCCTGATGAAACGTATGGGCCTTTACAACCAGCTGATTAACGATGTACACCTTAAAGCCAAACAAGTTAAAAAAAGAATATTGTTTGCCGATGCCGAACAATACCGGATACTAAAGGCGGTGTTGGTTGTTAAAGGCGAAGGCATTGCTGAACCTGTGCTTCTGGGGAATAAAAAGGAAATTGAACTTACTGCCAAGCAAAACCATTTGAACATCAATGGAATTGAAATAATCGATTTTCGCGATGGGCACGAGACAGACCGCAAGAAGAAATTTACTCAAATGGTTTTCGAACGTAGAAAACGCAAAGGTTTGACTTTAGAAGAAGCCACAAAAAAAATTGATGATCCCAACTATTTTGGTGCAATGATGGTAGACAATGGCGATGTAGATGGATTCCTGGCAGGATTCTCCACAAGCTATGCCAATACCATCAGACCCGCAATACAGTTGATAGGTACCAACAACAGCCAGCGCACCATTGCTGGTATGTACATTGTGCAAACGAAAAAGGGACCTTACTTTTTTGCCGACACCACAGTAAACATTGAACCCAATGGACGAACGCTTGCCGATATCACTTTGCTAACTGCACACGAAGTAAGAAAGTTTAATATTGAACCGGTAATTGCCATGGTTTCCTATTCTAATTTTGGAACTACACGCGATGGAAGCCCAAAAAAGGTGCAGGAAGCCATTGAAATTCTACATCAGGAGCACCCCAATTTACTTGTGGATGGTGAAATGCAGGCCAATTATGCTTTCGATAAGGAACTAAGGCAAAAGAAATTTCCATTCACCAAACTAGCAAACCGCGATGTGAATACCATCATCTTCCCGGGCTTAAGCTCAGGCAACATAGCCTATAAAATGATGAGTGAACTGGGTGACGCCGATATCATTGGCCCAATTTTGCTGGGAATGAAAAAACCCATACACATTTTACAAATGGAAAGTACCGTGCGGCAGATTATCAACATGGCCGCTATAACTGCTGTGGATGCTCAAACCAGCAGCGACAAGCTGATAAATCTGTGA
- a CDS encoding carboxypeptidase-like regulatory domain-containing protein produces MRIFRKIQILTILLALNVHSIFAQNQLVIEGEIKDALTKNSLPYGSIAVVNQYTGTVSNSEGFFRLYLPDSLLRDSIQINYLGYHSYKASVAELQGKKTTFSLKPALTPIEAVTIKPYSPEELIRLVMENLEQNYSQEAFITKGFYLQELVENDQYIDFVEAFIDLYTPPFQDTSQCKARLIQGRSRDDLGEIQFMKRFAEKKSNKEQKKATRKGKDPDSVAVQAIQVNFSGPNSLTSIDNIRQFQKYYQQGYLKKFNLKFEKNTSIGGRETYVVRCISKRPIDHVNADVRLYIDKASYALVMYNSELVPEIPVILKPVFKLYRLSVEDLRVFEETEYRLVKNKWYPAKTIVQAEGEATKKYSGNYTEHSKGYVRKAFVVTDVETKDIKPFSKEECLTNEPFDKQLGEYNPEFWQNRNKIEYGSFEAN; encoded by the coding sequence ATGAGAATTTTTCGGAAGATTCAGATCCTAACCATACTACTTGCATTAAATGTTCACTCCATATTTGCTCAAAACCAGCTGGTGATAGAGGGAGAAATCAAAGACGCATTAACAAAAAATTCCTTACCCTATGGTTCAATTGCTGTGGTAAATCAATACACAGGCACAGTTTCCAATTCAGAGGGCTTTTTTCGCCTATACCTGCCAGATTCCTTGCTGCGAGATAGCATTCAAATCAATTATCTTGGATACCATTCCTACAAAGCATCAGTAGCTGAGTTGCAAGGAAAAAAAACAACTTTTAGCCTAAAGCCTGCCCTTACACCAATTGAGGCTGTAACCATCAAACCATATAGTCCCGAAGAACTAATCAGGCTTGTAATGGAAAACCTTGAACAAAATTATTCTCAGGAGGCATTTATTACAAAAGGTTTTTACTTGCAGGAACTGGTTGAAAATGATCAATACATCGACTTTGTAGAAGCCTTCATCGATTTGTATACACCTCCCTTCCAGGATACTTCGCAATGCAAGGCACGACTAATACAAGGACGCAGCCGTGATGACTTGGGAGAGATTCAATTCATGAAAAGATTTGCCGAAAAGAAATCAAATAAAGAGCAAAAAAAAGCAACGCGAAAAGGTAAAGATCCTGATAGTGTAGCTGTTCAGGCAATACAGGTTAACTTTTCGGGACCCAATAGCCTGACTTCGATTGACAACATCAGGCAATTCCAGAAATACTATCAGCAAGGTTATTTGAAAAAGTTTAACCTTAAATTTGAGAAAAACACCAGCATCGGCGGACGTGAAACTTATGTTGTACGATGCATCAGCAAAAGACCCATTGATCATGTAAACGCCGATGTAAGGCTTTATATCGATAAAGCAAGTTATGCCCTTGTGATGTACAATTCAGAACTGGTTCCTGAAATACCAGTCATACTTAAACCCGTTTTTAAACTATATCGTCTAAGTGTAGAGGATTTGCGTGTTTTTGAAGAGACCGAATACAGACTAGTAAAAAATAAATGGTATCCAGCTAAAACCATTGTACAAGCCGAAGGTGAGGCCACTAAAAAATACAGTGGAAATTATACCGAGCATTCGAAGGGTTATGTGCGAAAAGCATTTGTAGTTACCGATGTAGAAACCAAAGACATTAAGCCATTTTCCAAGGAAGAATGCCTCACCAACGAACCATTCGATAAGCAACTGGGCGAATACAATCCGGAATTCTGGCAGAACCGAAACAAGATTGAATATGGTTCATTTGAGGCTAATTAG
- a CDS encoding HAD-IIIA family hydrolase encodes MNVSAQKSIAVFLDRDGVMNTERSYIIKPEDLELFWYTPKALSLIGNAGYKTIVVTNQSAIARGMFTLTDLENIHERMRMELEKKGANLDAIYLCPHMPVEANTTPENEFQTDCSCRKPKPGMLLQAARDWNIDLKKSIMIGDTARDMEAGKQAGCYTIGVRTGYGLKDYKHTPDFLADNLLDAALIVTSKEYANLFDHLQIELNKIEKPLIIGIGGNSRTGKSSLAAYLKMHFELHGNKTLLIQSDQGTKVSEAQAYVEFNPKSHTPEFMVCTLAEILDKTDLPDIILIEGKTVLTHEPLLKLLHLKILLETTEKKRKQRFKEYFSWQEIPEDEQELLLKQIIEQEFLLEILPGNHADFVIQT; translated from the coding sequence ATGAATGTTTCTGCGCAAAAATCAATAGCTGTTTTCCTCGACCGCGACGGTGTGATGAACACAGAACGCAGTTACATTATTAAGCCCGAAGACCTTGAACTCTTCTGGTATACACCCAAAGCATTGAGCCTAATTGGCAATGCGGGGTATAAAACCATAGTGGTAACCAATCAATCGGCCATTGCGCGTGGCATGTTTACGCTTACCGACCTGGAAAACATCCATGAGCGCATGAGAATGGAATTAGAGAAAAAGGGTGCAAACCTCGATGCAATTTATTTATGTCCTCACATGCCGGTTGAAGCCAATACCACTCCTGAGAACGAATTCCAGACAGATTGTTCCTGCAGAAAACCCAAACCAGGCATGTTGTTGCAGGCTGCCCGCGATTGGAATATCGACCTAAAAAAATCCATTATGATTGGCGATACTGCCAGAGACATGGAAGCCGGAAAACAAGCAGGCTGCTACACCATAGGAGTAAGAACGGGTTATGGATTAAAGGATTATAAGCATACTCCAGACTTTCTAGCAGACAATCTGCTGGATGCAGCCCTGATAGTCACCAGCAAGGAATATGCAAATCTTTTTGATCACCTGCAGATTGAGCTCAACAAAATCGAAAAACCACTTATTATAGGAATTGGTGGAAATTCCCGCACAGGTAAAAGTAGCCTGGCCGCTTACCTGAAAATGCATTTTGAACTGCATGGAAATAAGACATTACTTATTCAGTCCGATCAAGGCACTAAAGTAAGTGAAGCACAAGCTTATGTTGAATTCAATCCGAAGTCCCATACGCCTGAATTCATGGTTTGCACATTGGCAGAAATACTGGATAAGACTGATCTGCCTGACATAATTTTGATAGAAGGAAAAACTGTTCTTACCCATGAGCCACTTTTGAAATTATTGCACTTAAAAATTCTTCTGGAAACCACTGAGAAAAAGCGTAAGCAGCGATTTAAAGAATACTTCTCCTGGCAAGAAATACCAGAGGATGAGCAGGAACTGCTTTTGAAACAAATAATTGAACAGGAATTTCTACTGGAAATATTGCCCGGCAACCATGCCGATTTTGTTATCCAAACATAA